The window GAAGCGGTTGCCCAACACGTTGCCGGCCTTCTATCCCCTGCTGGAGCGTCTGGCGGCCAAGCTCGATCTGCTGGTGGTTGACAGCCCCGGGTTGAGCGAAGATATCCGACGCGGACTGGGAGCTGTGAACTGGTGTCTGCACCACGGGTTGGTTCAACAGGGCTACACGCTTTTGACCGAGACCATTCTGACCTATTTCTGCCTGAAAGGGGGGCTGGACTGGGTGAAAATGGAGAACCGGGGGGATGTCTCCGCAGTGCTTAACAAAATAGGCAGAAAGGAGCCTTTGCAGGGTCATGTATATGGAGACAGCAGTTCTTTGGCTGATTGCCGCAGCCGTCTACCTGAAACGTTGTTCCTGGATTATGAAAAGCTGGCTCGACGCCGGAATGACATCAACCATTCGGAGATGAAGCAGGATAGTGCAAAGGCTGACAAGCTCAAGAAGGAACTTGGAACCTTTTACACAGGCTTTCTGGATTATCTCCGGTCTTGTAATTGATTGCAGGAATTCCGTATTCGTTTGAAGGCTTCTCGATCAGGAAGCTTTGTGGAGGAGCTTCGTCGAAGGAAACTGATTTCACTCAGGCTCTATGTCTGTATGAGATTTGTGAATTGGCGTTTGAACGGTTCTGAGGAATTGATTGTCCACGGGCTGCGGCACTAAGAAGGTGCAAGAGGCCGGTGTTTTTGAATAATCCGAAAAACGACTGTCTCCGAAAAAGTTATTTTGAAAATCCTCCCTCGGATGCCGTGATCCATTAGTGCAGGCCCGGGGTGGTCCCTCTCCAAGGGATGGGCTGCCCGAATGAGAAGAGTCTGCAAATGCGAGAGAACTGAACTCTGCCTATTGAATCGTATGGGTATGCGCACTGGAATCATGCGTTTCTCAGTCAGTGGGATTTTTTCAGGCAGTAAGGCAAGGCCTTCCTGAAAGGTCAGAGGCCTTATGCAGCCGTGAAAGGGGGAATGGTCCGATATGAAAACTGTATTGCCGTCGTTGCGGTACTATCAAACCGAACATCGGCGTCTGGACTGCCAGGTTGTGACTCCGATGTTCCTCGGCGGGGCGGATCAGGAAGCGCAGTGGCGCGCTGAGCCGTTCAAAGCCCTGCTGCGATATTGGTGGAGGGTGACCTGCATTGATTTGCCGGGAGAAAAGGCTTTGCTTGAGGAGGAAGGGCGCGTTTTCGGGCGGGCTGGGGATGAGCGGGAAAGCCGCAAAAGCCCTGTGGAAATCCGGCTGGTGCCGGGCCATGGCACAGCGGCGGTCAAAAGTCCTTTTCAGAAAATGAAGATTCAGCATCCTGAGGTCGATCATGGAGGAAAGGTTGATGCTTTGGGCTATTTGGCAGGCATGGGGCTTGTGCATTTTAAAAAGGGCATCCAGCATAGCTACTTTCCTTCGACGTCTGCATTCCAGTTGATTCTTCAATACCCAGCCGCCTTGAAGAAGGAGATCGATGCGGTGTTGGCCCTTGTCGCGGTTTTCGGCACCGTAGGAGCGCGCTCCCGGAATGGCTGGGGCAGCTTCAATATCAGTAATCCAGGGTTGGAAGGGGGGCAGCAGGCAGCACTTCTTCAATCTGTCACCAAATCATGGACAAAGGGGTTCCAGAAGGACTACCCGAATTGTCTGGGGAAAGACGAAAAGGGCCCTCTCCTCTGGCAAACTGAACTTTGCTCAACATGGGAGAAGGTGATGGTGCAGCTTGCCTCCGCCTATATCAAGGTGCGTGCCGAAAAAGTGGGGCAAGACGAACGGTTGGACCCCGGGGGCGGTAGTTTTGCGGAGCGGCATCTGATCGGGGTGCCGCTGACCCATCACCCGATAGGGAAGAATAAGAATGATCGGCATGCCTCGCCCCTTCGGTTTTGCGTACGCAAGAAAATGGACAAATACCGCGGGCTCGTTTTGCATGTGCCGCATGCGCACAGCCGCAATCAGCTCAACTCCAAGAATAGCGAGCAGATCCAGACATGGGAAAAAATCCATCGGAAACTGGACACCCTGTTGAAGCGTGCCAAGTACGAGGAGTGCGTAGCATGAGAAACGGTTTTCTTCAAGATTCAGCCTACTGGGATGAGAAGCTCGCGGCCTATCTGCACGATCCGCCCGACAAGGCCCTGCGCATCCCAGGACACGAGGAGCGGAGCCGGCGTCTGCTGGATATCCTGGGGCCCCTCCCTCAGCCCGATCCGGGCTTGATCCACATGGCCGATCAAACGGCGGCAGGCATGGACCGCACTCAGCTGCCCGGGCACAGCGCCAGGGCCGATTTAAACGGCTCGATCGACTTTCTGGGAAGGCCATTGTTGACCCACCCAACGGCGCGCGAGGCGGTTCTACCCCTCCAGCTGGATATGACGCGCGAGGATTGTGCATCGGTTGCCCGCGCTATCGAAGCCCTGATCGAAGCGGATATCGAGCGGGTGTGCGCCTCGTTTCCCGGCAGGCCGGAGCTTCTTTCCCCCGCCCGCTTCCACTATGTGCACCATGCGCTGCGCGAGCGTCTGCGGCGCGAGAACATCGGCGGCCTCGGAGGATTGTGGGGTCGGCTTCCGGCGGATACGCGGATTCCGGACCACAGCATCTGGCAGCACTGCGGTCTGGCTGCCGCGATTTATTCCTGTTTCAAGAGATCGAAGACCCGCCGGGCCGTGCTGCTGGTGGTGAGCCTGGCTCCGGTTCAGGGCTTCATCGAGCGGGCGCGGAAGCTGCGGGATCTGTGGGTCGGTTCGGTCCTTCTTTCGTGGCTCGCATTCGAGGGTATACGGGAGGTGATTTACCGGCTGGGCTCGGATCATGTGCTCTATCCGAGCCTGATCGGTCAGGGCCTGGTGGAGGACATGCTGCGCAGGGAGTGCGGCCTGGAGGGGCTCCTTGCGGGCGATGATGGAGTGCCGAAAGCGGAGGGCGCTTCGCTTCCCAATAAATTTGTCTGCCTCGTCCCGGCTGGGGAGGAAGAGGAGACGGCAGCCGCGATCGAGGCGCGGATCCGTGAGGCGTGGGAGGATCTGGGCCGCATGACCCTCGACCGGATTGAAACCGTTATCGGGGGGAAGAAAGATCCCTATCTCACCAAGCAGTTCCACCGTCAGATGAAAGGCTATTGGACCTTTCGTTGGAGCGCCTGTCCGTTGCTGGACGAGGGCCGGGAACTGCAGATCAAGGGCCTTCTGCCTCCGAGCGTTTGGGAGAAGCCCTTCAACCTCGTTGCCGACAGCGAAAAACACGCCTTGCCTTACCCGTTGAGCGGCCAGGCGGCCTTCTATTCCGTGAGCCATGCAATGGCTCAGTCGTTTTTGGCTGCCGGCAAATATGTTTACGGCGAAGGTGCAGCGCTGGAGAAAGATGCGGAATCCCAACTCCCGGTCGAAAAAAACGGCCGACCTGATGGCTCAACAGAGCGGGAGGAAGGAATCAAGTGCGGGCTTCATGGCGATCTGGAGGCCTTGCGCTTCGAGTGGCGGCCCGGAGAGGATCGCAACCCGAGGCCGAGCGTTGATCCGTTCTGGAGCCTGTTGAAGCAGGACAGGGATTTGCATCCCGAGTTCAGATCTTCGGAGAGGCTCTGCGCTGTGGCGACCGTAAAGCGTTTGGCCGGCCGTGTGATCAAGGGCTCAAAGACCGACCATCCACTGAAGCCTCTTTTCGAAAAGGCGGACGTCTTTCCGTCGACGACGGAGCTTGCCTTCGGGGACTGGTTGAATGAAGTCGCCGGGGAGGCGCCGCAGGGGGTGAAGGCGTTGGAGCCATACGGCTCATGGCGCAAGGTGCTCTCCCAGTTCATCCACGACACCGACGAGCCGGATGCGCCTGCAGGACAAGGGGAGCACCGCCGCGTGCTCGAGCGGGAGGCGCGCCGGACTTGCAGCGGGATTCTGCACGCGATGGAGAAGCGGGGCCGTCTGTGGACCGATGCGGATCGCTACTATGCCATCCTCCTTATGGATGGGGACAGGATGGGGCGGCTTGTAGGAGGGGAAACCCTTCCCTCACGCTGGGAATCGACGATTCATCCGGACTTGACCGAACGGCTGCGTACGCCCTCTTTCGATGCAGCGTATCGGGGCTTTTGGAAAGAGCACCTTGGAGAGACCCGAGTGGTGACTCCTGGTGTTCATGCAGCGTTGTCGGAGGCCTTGGGCGACTTTTCGCTTCATACGGTCCCTGAGATCATCCGGAGGTGTCGCGGCCGGCTCATCTATGCCGGCGGCGACGATGTGTGCGCTGTCATGCCGGTCTCGACGGCGCTGTCTGCGGCCCATGAAATCGCACGGATGTATGCGACGCCGTACGTGGTTTACGACGCCATCACGGGCACGGCGCAGCCCATCGTTGGACCTTGGGCCCCTGAACGCCTTCGTTTGGCCTTCCATTTGGGAGAGGATCGATGCCTGTCCATTTCAGGGGCGGTCTTGATATGCCATCACAAAAGGCCGCTCGCGGATGCTATGGCTGCAGCGCGGAGGCTTCTCGAAGGCGGCGCCAAAGAGGAGGGCGGGAGAAATGCCGTGGCCGTCGAACTCGCCAAGCGGGGAGGAGGCCCGCGTGCTATGGTGATGAAGTGGAATGCCCGCCCGCACGAAGCCTTGCTGGCTGAAATTCCGAAGGAGATTTCTCCCGACGATACGCTCGTCGATCATTTCCTGGATTTTTCAAGGGCCTTCGGAGCGAGGACGCGCCTGTGCATGAGTTCTTCGTTGATGTATCGGGTGGAGGAGATGCGAGATGGACTGGACGCATTGGCTGCCAGGAATCCGGCGGATCTGCCCAAGTTCTTGAAGACGCTGATTGTTCGCTCCGATCCGTCTCTGAAGCCCAGAAAGGGTGAAGCACGCAATCCGAGGCTCGAGCGGATTGCATGGCAG is drawn from Desulfatiglans anilini DSM 4660 and contains these coding sequences:
- a CDS encoding RAMP superfamily CRISPR-associated protein, with amino-acid sequence MKTVLPSLRYYQTEHRRLDCQVVTPMFLGGADQEAQWRAEPFKALLRYWWRVTCIDLPGEKALLEEEGRVFGRAGDERESRKSPVEIRLVPGHGTAAVKSPFQKMKIQHPEVDHGGKVDALGYLAGMGLVHFKKGIQHSYFPSTSAFQLILQYPAALKKEIDAVLALVAVFGTVGARSRNGWGSFNISNPGLEGGQQAALLQSVTKSWTKGFQKDYPNCLGKDEKGPLLWQTELCSTWEKVMVQLASAYIKVRAEKVGQDERLDPGGGSFAERHLIGVPLTHHPIGKNKNDRHASPLRFCVRKKMDKYRGLVLHVPHAHSRNQLNSKNSEQIQTWEKIHRKLDTLLKRAKYEECVA
- the cas10 gene encoding type III-B CRISPR-associated protein Cas10/Cmr2; translated protein: MRNGFLQDSAYWDEKLAAYLHDPPDKALRIPGHEERSRRLLDILGPLPQPDPGLIHMADQTAAGMDRTQLPGHSARADLNGSIDFLGRPLLTHPTAREAVLPLQLDMTREDCASVARAIEALIEADIERVCASFPGRPELLSPARFHYVHHALRERLRRENIGGLGGLWGRLPADTRIPDHSIWQHCGLAAAIYSCFKRSKTRRAVLLVVSLAPVQGFIERARKLRDLWVGSVLLSWLAFEGIREVIYRLGSDHVLYPSLIGQGLVEDMLRRECGLEGLLAGDDGVPKAEGASLPNKFVCLVPAGEEEETAAAIEARIREAWEDLGRMTLDRIETVIGGKKDPYLTKQFHRQMKGYWTFRWSACPLLDEGRELQIKGLLPPSVWEKPFNLVADSEKHALPYPLSGQAAFYSVSHAMAQSFLAAGKYVYGEGAALEKDAESQLPVEKNGRPDGSTEREEGIKCGLHGDLEALRFEWRPGEDRNPRPSVDPFWSLLKQDRDLHPEFRSSERLCAVATVKRLAGRVIKGSKTDHPLKPLFEKADVFPSTTELAFGDWLNEVAGEAPQGVKALEPYGSWRKVLSQFIHDTDEPDAPAGQGEHRRVLEREARRTCSGILHAMEKRGRLWTDADRYYAILLMDGDRMGRLVGGETLPSRWESTIHPDLTERLRTPSFDAAYRGFWKEHLGETRVVTPGVHAALSEALGDFSLHTVPEIIRRCRGRLIYAGGDDVCAVMPVSTALSAAHEIARMYATPYVVYDAITGTAQPIVGPWAPERLRLAFHLGEDRCLSISGAVLICHHKRPLADAMAAARRLLEGGAKEEGGRNAVAVELAKRGGGPRAMVMKWNARPHEALLAEIPKEISPDDTLVDHFLDFSRAFGARTRLCMSSSLMYRVEEMRDGLDALAARNPADLPKFLKTLIVRSDPSLKPRKGEARNPRLERIAWQAAALLLGPDAAVRPEALLIARFLGPQLFRYQGAGDGGCHD